The Pseudomonas alkylphenolica genomic sequence CGGTGCAGTGCTGCTGTGGGGCTTTGCCGTCAACTGGTATCTGGTAAGCACTGTGCCGGCCGACATTATTAAGGCCATCCCCATGCTGCTCTTCTTGGTCGGTTACATGATCACTACGCTGACGGGTGTCGCCATCATATTCAAGTCTGAGAAACCGCTGTACAGCTTTCTCGGCTACAACCTGATCGTGGTTCCGATCGGCTTGCTGCTGGTCATTGTGCTCCCGGACTATTCGCATCAAAACATCATTAAAGCCGTGCAAACGACCGCCTTGCTGACCGTGGGCATGATGCTGCTGGGTACTGCGTTTCCCGGCTTCTTCAAACGCATCGAAGCGTCGCTGTTTATCGCCCTGGTGGTTGCGATAGTCGTCGAGTTGGGGCAAGCCTGGTTGTTCGGCACCCGTCTGGCGGCGATGGATTGGATCGTTGCAGCGATCTTCTGTGGCTATATCGGGGTGGACTGGGGACGTGCGAACCAGATCGAGCGTAGCGTGGACAATGCGATCGACAGCGCCGCAGCGCTGTATCTGGACATCATCAATCTGTTCCTGCGGATCTTGCGGATCATGTCCAGGAAGTGAGTTGCGCAGCGGCTACGGCACAAAATCCCAGCCAGCGTGACTCGGGCCGTTTCGAACCACTGGCCGCTCACGCGGGGAATTGGGTTATCCAGTGCCTGGCAATGTCTTCGCGCCGGCAGATCCACACCGCGTCGTGGCCTTGCACGTAATCGAGAAAGCGTGCCAGCGCCAGCGCGCGACCAGGATGGCCACTGATCCGCCCATGCAGACCGACGCTCATCATCTTCGGGTGTTGCGCGCCCTCCTGCCACAGTAGGTCGAAAGCATCCTTGAGCAGCCGGTAGAAGTCTTCACCGCAGGCAAAACCATTCGGCAGCAAATAACGGACGTCGTTGTTGACCAGTGTGTAAGGGATTACCAGGTGGGCGGGCGAGCCTGGGAGCCAATAGGGCAGGTCATCGTTGTAGGCGTCCGAGCTATAGAGAAACCCGCCGTCCTCACGTAACAGGCGGCGGGTGTTCTGGCTGACCCTTCCGGTGTACCAACCTACCGGGCGTTTACCGCAGATCTGCTCGATCACGTCGAGGGTGAGGCGGATATGGCGCCGCTCCTGGTCTTCAGGTATGTCGCGATAGTCCAGCCAACGGTAGCCATGCCCGGCAATCTCATGCCCGGCAGCGCAGAGCGCATGGCCAATCGCCGGGGTGAGTTCCAGTGCTCGACCGACAGCGAAGGCGGTCAGCGGCAAGCCTCGGATGCTGAACAGCTCCAGAATGCGCCACACACCAGCGCGCGATCCATATTCGTACATGCCCTCGACGCTCAAGTCCGATTCCCCCACACGCGGCGGGCGGCCCGGTAGCTCATGAAGCCAGGCCTCCGACTGTGCATCGCCATTGGTAATGCAGGATTCCGCGCCTTCTTCGATGTTGAGTACGAACTGGACCGCGACGCGGGCTTCACCAGGCCATCGCGGGTGGGGTGGGCAGCTGCCATAACCGATGAGGTCGCGAGCGGACATCAGCCCAGCTCGAAGGTCGTGACGCCGAACACCCGTTCGTGCGCGATCGCCGGAGGCGGGCCGAGGTACATGCGTGCGCAGCCGAAAACCTCGGTCATGCCCTGTTGACGCACGAGCGCCATCGCGGCGGGGTTATTCTCCGGGGCATCGAGAAACAGCGGGCCACCCTGCGCAAATTCCGCCAGGCGCGCGTAAAGGGCATTGGCTGCCAGGGCGTCATCGGCGAACAAGGGGCCGATCTTGTAGCCTTCCCGGCAACGCCTTACTACACCATAGCCGCTTAGCCTGCTCGCGCGCTGGCAACCCACGGCGAGTGCGTCGGCTTGGGCAATCCACCCGCTCAGGAAGGTTTCACGCGCGGCGGGGAAGCAGCTGCGGTCGTAATCGACAAGCTCAGCGAACGGGAAGCTGGCCACTGGGACGATGTCCTGATCGTCTACCTGTGAGGGCGCCGTGCGCTTGGTGATCTCGGCACGAAAACGCATGTTGCGATGGGAGAAGACGAAACCACCCTTGGCGTAGTAGTCCTGCATCGCGAAGACGCCGTCCATGCCGATGCTCGAGCCTGGGCGCAGGCGAGCGAGGAGTCGCTCGCGGCGTGCGTGCCAGAGGGTATTGCCCAGACCTTGACCGCGATATTCAGGCCGGACGATGAAAAAACCCATGAAACCGAATTCGCCATTGTAGGAGGTGATCGCGCCGCCGCCGATCAACTCGCCACCGCGGGACGCCGCGATGAAGGCGGCAGGGTCCGTAGCCCAGAACAACTCGGCATCGTGAAGGCCGGGATTCCACCCCTCACGGGCAGCCCAATCGACGAGCTCGTCCAGCTCGGGACGGGTCATGTTGCGTATGACCAGCTGATTCGACACCGCGAGGCTCTCCTCAGTTGCTAATCAAGCATGTGCTCCATCACCACTCTGAACCCTTTCGGTATAGCTTCAATCCGAGTAGTGATCCAGGCCGTCACGTCAACTTGCTCCAACAATAAATTTGTCCCCTTTGCTCGTGAACCTTGTGATGAGGAACGCAGTCTTAGCCGAGCCCTTTTTTTCGGCATTACCGCCGTCATCCCAT encodes the following:
- a CDS encoding Bax inhibitor-1 family protein; its protein translation is MLENQTFNRVGTNHQISANVYNLILGAVLLWGFAVNWYLVSTVPADIIKAIPMLLFLVGYMITTLTGVAIIFKSEKPLYSFLGYNLIVVPIGLLLVIVLPDYSHQNIIKAVQTTALLTVGMMLLGTAFPGFFKRIEASLFIALVVAIVVELGQAWLFGTRLAAMDWIVAAIFCGYIGVDWGRANQIERSVDNAIDSAAALYLDIINLFLRILRIMSRK
- a CDS encoding polysaccharide deacetylase family protein, with product MSARDLIGYGSCPPHPRWPGEARVAVQFVLNIEEGAESCITNGDAQSEAWLHELPGRPPRVGESDLSVEGMYEYGSRAGVWRILELFSIRGLPLTAFAVGRALELTPAIGHALCAAGHEIAGHGYRWLDYRDIPEDQERRHIRLTLDVIEQICGKRPVGWYTGRVSQNTRRLLREDGGFLYSSDAYNDDLPYWLPGSPAHLVIPYTLVNNDVRYLLPNGFACGEDFYRLLKDAFDLLWQEGAQHPKMMSVGLHGRISGHPGRALALARFLDYVQGHDAVWICRREDIARHWITQFPA
- a CDS encoding GNAT family N-acetyltransferase — protein: MSNQLVIRNMTRPELDELVDWAAREGWNPGLHDAELFWATDPAAFIAASRGGELIGGGAITSYNGEFGFMGFFIVRPEYRGQGLGNTLWHARRERLLARLRPGSSIGMDGVFAMQDYYAKGGFVFSHRNMRFRAEITKRTAPSQVDDQDIVPVASFPFAELVDYDRSCFPAARETFLSGWIAQADALAVGCQRASRLSGYGVVRRCREGYKIGPLFADDALAANALYARLAEFAQGGPLFLDAPENNPAAMALVRQQGMTEVFGCARMYLGPPPAIAHERVFGVTTFELG